A window of the Bacteroidota bacterium genome harbors these coding sequences:
- the trpC gene encoding indole-3-glycerol phosphate synthase TrpC, translating into MNILERILERTRADLAERKRRYTRAYLESMPYFGGPILDLERALRQNGPMALIAEIKPASPSAGRIRSAPDVVSIATSYRLAGAAALSVLTEEPFFGGSLENLRRIRPWVDVPLIRKDFIIDEFQLYEARAFGADAVLLIASILDRYQLQDLLQAARGLGLGVLLELYSQEELERVDFDAVRLIGVNNRDLRTFAVDLRHSVEILAHVPTHVLKVSESGIRSADDLWFLYQHNVEAALIGESLMRAPDPGEALYRLRHDFYERLRQTSAESLRHYVLG; encoded by the coding sequence ATGAACATCTTGGAACGCATCTTGGAGCGTACGCGGGCGGATCTAGCGGAGCGCAAACGGCGCTACACGCGCGCCTACCTGGAGTCCATGCCCTATTTTGGAGGTCCGATCCTGGACCTAGAGCGGGCGCTGCGCCAAAACGGGCCCATGGCCCTGATCGCCGAAATCAAGCCTGCTTCCCCCTCGGCCGGCCGGATCCGAAGCGCTCCGGACGTAGTCTCCATAGCCACGAGCTACCGCCTGGCCGGAGCCGCGGCGCTTTCGGTGCTCACCGAGGAGCCCTTCTTCGGGGGGTCTTTGGAAAACCTGCGACGGATCCGGCCCTGGGTGGATGTCCCGTTGATCCGCAAGGACTTCATCATCGATGAATTCCAGCTCTACGAGGCGCGCGCCTTCGGAGCGGACGCCGTGCTGCTGATCGCGTCCATCTTGGACCGCTATCAGCTTCAAGACCTTCTGCAGGCCGCCCGCGGCCTGGGGCTGGGCGTGCTTCTGGAGCTATACTCCCAGGAGGAGTTGGAGCGGGTGGACTTTGACGCCGTTCGCTTAATTGGCGTCAACAACCGAGACCTGCGCACCTTTGCGGTGGACTTGCGGCACTCGGTGGAGATCCTGGCCCACGTGCCCACGCATGTGCTGAAAGTCTCCGAGTCCGGTATTCGCTCGGCCGATGATCTATGGTTTCTCTACCAGCATAACGTTGAAGCCGCCTTGATCGGGGAATCGCTTATGCGCGCGCCCGACCCTGGCGAGGCGCTCTACCGTCTGCGTCATGACTTCTATGAGCGGCTACGGCAAACCTCGGCTGAAAGTTTGCGGCATTACGTGCTTGGATGA
- a CDS encoding phosphoribosylanthranilate isomerase, with protein MDDARLVAAGGADYLGFIFYPQSPRYVEPERVREILAWVHGPEPVGVFVNADLEAILEITRATGIRLVQLHGLEPPELLYALRARGLRVIKAIAVAHDASIEQIQKLAEPYRGAADYLLLDSFDHNLWGGTGHTFNWRLARALAQETPLFLAGGIGPDNLVLAAQTVRPFALDVNSRLEVAPGRKDGAKLQALFAAWSALEAQEHV; from the coding sequence TTGGATGACGCCCGGCTGGTGGCCGCTGGGGGAGCCGATTACTTGGGGTTCATCTTCTACCCCCAAAGCCCTCGCTACGTGGAGCCGGAGCGGGTCCGGGAGATCTTGGCCTGGGTGCACGGCCCAGAACCCGTGGGCGTGTTCGTAAACGCCGACCTCGAGGCGATCCTGGAGATCACCCGCGCAACAGGCATCCGACTGGTGCAACTGCATGGGCTAGAGCCCCCCGAGCTGCTGTATGCGTTGCGCGCTCGAGGGCTGCGGGTGATCAAGGCCATAGCCGTAGCCCACGATGCCAGCATAGAGCAAATCCAGAAGCTGGCCGAACCCTATCGGGGCGCGGCGGATTACCTGCTGCTGGATAGCTTCGATCATAACCTGTGGGGTGGCACGGGGCACACCTTCAACTGGCGCCTGGCGCGGGCGTTGGCCCAAGAAACACCCCTGTTTCTGGCTGGAGGGATCGGCCCCGATAACCTTGTCCTGGCCGCCCAAACCGTGCGGCCCTTCGCGCTAGACGTCAACAGCCGTCTGGAGGTTGCACCGGGCCGCAAGGACGGCGCCAAACTGCAGGCGCTCTTTGCCGCTTGGTCCGCCTTAGAGGCCCAGGAGCACGTCTAA
- the trpB gene encoding tryptophan synthase subunit beta gives MEPVQAVLAPQPDARGRFGPYGGRFVPETLMPALEELEAAYREARQDPAFWQAYRSLLAEYVGRPTPLTYAERLSAHFGRGRIYLKREDLCHTGAHKINNALGQVLLALRMGKRRILAETGAGQHGVATATACARFGLECVVYMGALDMRRQRLNVERMRLLGAEVRAVSTGTGTLKDAINEAIRDWVTNVRTTFYVIGSVVGPHPYPLLVRDFQRIIGDEVRDQLLAREGRLPTHLVACVGGGSNAIGLFYPFLAEPSVRLYGVEAAGLGLDTDKTAATLSRGRPGVLHGAYTYALQTPDGQIQPAYSLSAGLDYPGVGPEHSYLRDVGRVRYEAVTDAEALEGVRLLTRLEGILPALETAHAVAFLRKLMPETSPEDLIVLNCSGRGDKDMTTLMEASGGDKEPAHA, from the coding sequence ATGGAGCCCGTTCAAGCTGTGCTTGCGCCGCAGCCCGACGCCCGAGGGCGGTTCGGTCCCTACGGAGGTCGGTTTGTGCCCGAGACGCTCATGCCGGCCCTCGAGGAGTTGGAAGCCGCCTATCGAGAGGCCCGTCAAGATCCGGCCTTCTGGCAGGCCTATCGGTCGCTTTTGGCCGAGTACGTAGGCCGGCCCACCCCGCTTACGTATGCCGAGCGCCTGAGCGCCCACTTTGGACGGGGGCGCATATACCTCAAGCGGGAGGACCTCTGCCATACGGGCGCGCACAAGATCAACAACGCCTTAGGGCAGGTGCTTCTGGCCCTGCGCATGGGCAAACGCCGCATTCTGGCCGAGACCGGAGCCGGGCAGCACGGGGTGGCCACGGCCACGGCCTGCGCCCGATTCGGCCTGGAGTGCGTCGTCTATATGGGCGCGCTCGATATGCGCCGGCAGCGCCTGAACGTGGAGCGCATGCGCTTGCTCGGGGCCGAAGTACGGGCCGTCTCGACCGGCACCGGCACTCTAAAAGACGCCATCAACGAGGCCATCCGGGACTGGGTCACGAACGTGCGCACGACGTTTTACGTGATCGGCTCCGTGGTCGGCCCTCATCCGTATCCCCTGCTCGTGCGGGATTTTCAGCGCATCATCGGCGATGAGGTGCGGGATCAACTTCTGGCCCGCGAGGGACGGCTGCCCACGCACCTGGTCGCTTGCGTAGGCGGGGGATCAAACGCGATCGGGCTCTTTTACCCCTTTCTGGCGGAGCCCTCCGTGCGGCTTTACGGGGTCGAGGCCGCGGGACTGGGGCTGGACACGGACAAAACGGCCGCCACGCTCAGCCGCGGCCGCCCTGGGGTCCTGCATGGCGCCTATACGTACGCGCTGCAAACCCCAGATGGGCAAATTCAGCCCGCTTACTCCCTCTCGGCGGGGCTAGACTATCCCGGCGTGGGACCCGAGCACAGCTACCTGCGCGACGTCGGGCGCGTGCGCTATGAGGCCGTAACGGACGCCGAAGCCCTAGAGGGGGTGCGCTTGTTGACGCGGCTTGAGGGGATTCTGCCCGCGCTAGAGACAGCGCACGCCGTGGCGTTTCTCCGCAAGCTCATGCCCGAAACAAGCCCCGAAGACCTGATCGTGCTTAACTGCTCCGGCCGCGGGGACAAGGACATGACCACGCTTATGGAGGCCTCGGGAGGCGACAAGGAGCCTGCGCATGCATGA
- the trpA gene encoding tryptophan synthase subunit alpha gives MHEVAPNRLQELFRRRRPVLGLYVMAGLPEPEAALPLWHALVEAGADFLEIGAPFSDPLADGPTIQRASQRALAYGIDLSWILECVHAFRRRDPHTPLVLMGYLNPILAYGVEAFAHAARASGLDGLIIPDLPLEERPWVGEAFDRAGLNLVLLAAPTSSADRLRQIDGLSRGFVYAVSITGVTGARTGVAEQARAFLERARQLVRRNPLLVGFGIATPEDAGAMLEYADGIIVGSALVERLERAYPSPDWLEQLIAWVRALKAGMSVHAA, from the coding sequence ATGCATGAAGTCGCCCCAAACCGCCTGCAGGAGCTGTTTCGACGGCGCCGTCCGGTGCTGGGCCTGTACGTTATGGCCGGCCTTCCGGAGCCAGAGGCCGCGCTACCGCTTTGGCATGCGCTGGTTGAAGCCGGCGCCGATTTTCTGGAAATCGGCGCCCCCTTTAGCGACCCTCTGGCCGACGGCCCCACGATCCAGCGCGCCAGCCAGCGCGCCCTCGCCTACGGAATCGATCTATCCTGGATTCTGGAGTGCGTGCACGCCTTCCGTCGGCGCGATCCGCACACTCCTCTGGTGCTCATGGGCTATCTCAACCCCATCTTGGCTTACGGGGTAGAGGCGTTTGCGCACGCTGCGCGCGCCTCAGGCCTTGACGGACTGATCATCCCGGACTTACCCCTCGAAGAACGCCCTTGGGTCGGGGAGGCTTTCGATCGTGCGGGCCTGAACCTGGTGCTGCTGGCGGCCCCCACCTCATCGGCGGATCGGCTGCGGCAGATCGACGGGCTCAGCCGGGGCTTTGTGTACGCCGTCTCGATTACGGGCGTAACGGGGGCGCGAACCGGAGTGGCGGAGCAGGCGCGGGCTTTTCTGGAGCGGGCGCGTCAGCTGGTGCGGCGCAACCCCCTGCTGGTGGGCTTCGGCATCGCGACCCCGGAGGACGCCGGCGCTATGCTGGAGTACGCCGACGGGATCATCGTCGGAAGCGCCTTGGTAGAACGCCTAGAGCGCGCCTATCCCAGCCCCGACTGGCTGGAGCAGCTCATCGCGTGGGTGCGCGCGCTTAAGGCGGGGATGAGCGTTCATGCCGCGTAG
- a CDS encoding DUF4837 family protein, which yields MPRSELLLPLVLLGAACRLSPAEFLPPSVGRPGLVTIAMDSAAWAGPLGEAVREVFGGDVETLPQPEPWFDLAFKALRDQAAFERLKRDRNIVFVAPLDGPTPASAFIRARLDSAVQAYVRAGNPLSVSRQNLWAQDQQVLYLTAAGEQDLIRFVREKAPELRALFDRVERTRTEQDLFRRAEQVALADSLLRRHGWRVRIQHDYLIAKDTANFVWVRRLLPDNQRWFFVWWRDRARPDQITPAWILRVRDSLTQRHLRGKYEDSYVTLERRRPVQQAVINFHGRFAYESRGLWRMTGDAMGGPFVNITFFDPGQQRIYMLDGSVFAPRYDKREFLRQMEAILYTFRTQAELNSASKREPGS from the coding sequence ATGCCGCGTAGCGAGCTCCTTCTGCCCCTCGTCCTTTTGGGCGCGGCCTGCCGCCTGAGTCCCGCGGAGTTTCTCCCCCCCTCGGTCGGCAGGCCGGGACTTGTGACGATCGCCATGGATTCGGCGGCCTGGGCTGGCCCGCTGGGTGAGGCCGTTCGCGAAGTCTTCGGGGGCGATGTCGAAACGCTCCCGCAGCCGGAACCGTGGTTTGACCTGGCCTTTAAGGCCTTACGCGATCAGGCCGCTTTTGAGCGGCTCAAACGCGATCGGAACATCGTCTTCGTTGCGCCTCTGGACGGCCCCACCCCTGCAAGTGCCTTTATAAGAGCGCGCCTGGACTCGGCCGTGCAGGCTTACGTGCGGGCCGGCAATCCTCTGAGCGTGAGCCGCCAAAACCTATGGGCCCAGGATCAGCAGGTGCTCTACCTGACGGCGGCCGGCGAGCAGGATCTGATCCGGTTTGTGCGCGAAAAGGCCCCAGAACTGCGCGCGCTCTTTGACCGCGTCGAGCGCACCCGGACTGAACAGGATCTTTTCCGCAGAGCTGAACAAGTAGCCTTGGCCGATAGCCTGCTGAGGCGCCACGGCTGGCGCGTGCGCATCCAACACGATTACCTGATCGCCAAAGACACGGCGAACTTCGTCTGGGTCCGACGCCTGCTTCCCGATAACCAGCGGTGGTTTTTCGTCTGGTGGCGTGATCGCGCCCGGCCCGATCAGATCACGCCGGCCTGGATCCTGCGCGTGCGCGACAGCCTCACGCAGCGTCACCTGCGGGGCAAATACGAGGACAGCTACGTCACGCTTGAGCGCCGCCGGCCTGTGCAACAGGCCGTGATCAACTTTCATGGCCGCTTCGCCTACGAAAGCCGGGGCCTTTGGCGCATGACCGGCGACGCCATGGGCGGCCCCTTTGTGAACATCACGTTCTTTGACCCCGGACAGCAGCGCATCTACATGCTCGACGGCTCGGTCTTCGCCCCGCGCTACGATAAGCGGGAGTTTCTGCGCCAAATGGAGGCCATCCTATACACGTTTCGCACCCAAGCGGAGCTAAACTCGGCATCTAAACGGGAGCCCGGCTCATGA
- the hisG gene encoding ATP phosphoribosyltransferase, giving the protein MQRFLAVEPNGAPKLRLGLPKGSLQQATLTLLAKAGFGFYVQERSYFPVSEDEEITAMLVRAQEMARYVSLGLFDAGFTGKDWVLETGADVVVVADLIYSKTSFRPVRWVLAVPEDSPIQSVHNLQGKRIATEVVNITRRWLAERGIEAEVEFSWGATEVKAPYLADAIVEVTETGTSLKANKLRIVDVVLESNTQLIASHFAWADPWKRQKIENLALLVQGAILAEGKVGLKLNCRREDVPQIVSILPSLRNPTIADLALPGWVAVETIIDEALVRQLIPELKRRGAEGIIEYPLNKIIP; this is encoded by the coding sequence ATGCAGCGTTTTCTGGCCGTGGAGCCCAACGGCGCTCCAAAGCTTCGGCTCGGCCTTCCCAAGGGCAGCTTACAACAAGCCACCTTGACGCTGCTGGCCAAAGCGGGTTTCGGATTTTATGTGCAGGAGCGCTCCTACTTCCCCGTATCCGAAGACGAGGAGATCACGGCCATGCTCGTGCGGGCCCAAGAGATGGCCCGCTACGTCTCCCTAGGGCTCTTCGACGCCGGCTTTACAGGCAAAGACTGGGTCCTAGAGACCGGCGCCGACGTGGTGGTCGTAGCCGACCTCATCTATTCTAAAACGAGCTTCCGGCCTGTGCGCTGGGTTCTGGCCGTGCCTGAGGATTCTCCGATCCAAAGCGTCCACAACCTGCAGGGCAAACGCATCGCTACGGAGGTGGTCAACATCACGCGCAGGTGGCTTGCCGAACGCGGCATCGAGGCGGAAGTGGAGTTCTCTTGGGGCGCTACGGAGGTAAAGGCCCCGTATTTGGCCGATGCCATCGTGGAGGTGACGGAGACCGGCACCTCCCTCAAGGCCAACAAGCTCCGCATCGTGGACGTGGTGCTGGAATCCAATACGCAACTTATCGCCAGCCACTTCGCCTGGGCCGATCCCTGGAAGCGGCAGAAGATCGAAAACCTAGCCCTCCTGGTCCAGGGCGCCATTTTAGCCGAGGGCAAAGTGGGGCTGAAGCTCAACTGCCGACGCGAAGACGTTCCCCAAATCGTCTCCATTTTGCCCTCCCTGCGCAACCCCACAATCGCGGACTTGGCCCTGCCCGGCTGGGTGGCCGTAGAGACGATCATAGACGAGGCGCTTGTGCGTCAGCTCATTCCGGAACTGAAACGCCGGGGCGCAGAGGGGATCATCGAATATCCGCTCAACAAGATCATCCCCTAA
- a CDS encoding zf-TFIIB domain-containing protein: protein MPLLLCPNCQTGMQEVVRNGVLIDVCPQCRGVWLDRGELEKLLGAARELDREYEREYERFYKGHPPYPQKRKKWSDLFDIFD, encoded by the coding sequence ATGCCGCTGCTGCTCTGCCCCAACTGCCAGACCGGAATGCAAGAGGTGGTCCGCAACGGGGTGCTGATCGACGTCTGCCCCCAATGCCGCGGGGTGTGGCTGGACCGCGGGGAGCTGGAGAAACTGCTCGGCGCGGCCCGGGAGCTCGATCGAGAGTATGAGCGGGAATACGAGCGCTTCTACAAGGGGCACCCCCCGTACCCGCAGAAGCGCAAAAAGTGGTCGGATCTATTCGACATCTTCGACTGA